ttgtgaagttGATGACTTTTTACACAGGTTTtccatatactgtatattaacCATGGACATTCTTAGCAATTAGTAGAGTGTTTTAGTGGCCGTGTTTAGATGAGACAATGGAGTTCTTAGTTACCAGCTAATGCAAGCAATACATAAACTGTCACATTTAACACAAAGATACCCGAGATGCCCGCTGTCCTGTATTATTAGCAGATCAATGAAATAATAGAATTACTGCtgaacagatttttagacgctTAACTTCACATCAAGTCATGATATATGTCAAATAATTTCATTAAGGGCTGCTATAGGCACAGACTACAAAACATGGTCAAGAGGCTCATTTCAGTCATTGGAATCAGTTGAAGCCCCTAATTATTCTTTCTGGACCTTGATTTTCCTCTAGTGGACCTTAGAGGAACAAGAATTTTTCTCCCAATATTGTGTTGACTATTTTTCAGCCCTCGACCTTCCCACTTAATTTTgtcttgctttttgttttttcctgttgcaGTTACATGGTGGATGCAGCAGACCCAGAGAAGATTGAAGCCTCCAAGAATGAACTCCACAACCTGCTGGACAAACCGCAGCTGCAGGGGATTCCTGTAAGAACAACAAACCCAACTGACCCAAGCAGAGCCGAGCTGTCCCACTGAGCCCGacttacacaaacacaaagctgaTAGCGACACATGACATTGATGCACAACATGAAATGGGAACCAGCTGAACCTAGCAGAAGCTAAACAGACAGAAGAGCAGTTATCAAGCCACTAGAGGAAATGAGGGGAGagcacatttaagaaataaccAGAGTTAACTGTTTGAATTAGATAAAGCTCAGGCCTTTTCCATATTTATGCAGATAGTCTGCTGTTTACAGCTGCCATTTAACAAGTAAAACTAAATATTGCAATATGTTCAGCTGATTTTTCTTCCACCTGCGTCTCCAGGTTTTGGTTCTGGGGAATAAGAGAGACCTACCAGGAGCTTTGGATGAGAAGGAGCTCATAGAGAGGATGTAAGTCAACGCCAACACGCTGAGTCTCACTTCTGACTCAGACCTGATGCTCCCCTGTGGAGTCGTTTGGTGCATGGGCTGTAGTATCATCACACTCAGTGTCCAAAATTAACTTTTTCACTGAATGCCTAAAAAACATCCAGtgagcaaacatttttttctaaaggCAAAACAACCTTTTGACGtcacatatttttttctatttctgtacACTTTCATACATCAATTTTTGATGAATTCTAGCTCGAAAAACGAAGTTAAATTCAAAATTCTTCtgaatggaatacatttttctttgaccttgtgtgtgtttgtgtttttgatcaGGAATCTGTCGGCAATCCAGGACAGAGAGATCTGCTGCTACTCCATCTCCTGCAAAGAGAAAGACAACATTggtacaacacaaacacacacacacgctcataaattaaaaaaaatgtatgttctTTGTGCATTAAACTATAAAGTTATGTTCAGAACAGTattgttattttgtggaaacaaaacaaacatatcGTTACATTTCCATGCCAAATTGAAGTTTCTGGCAAATAAGTTAAAACCAGCATAAACCTAAAAGTCAACCAGCAAAACACTCAGTGTCTGTTAAATTGCACAAACACGTGTACGTGTGTTTGGCTGATAACTTTTGTCTCTGCTGAACGCAGTGAAATCCCTGAGAAACATTAATGAGACCACAGAGACAGGAGGTTTGTTCAGATCTTTAACTTTGGTTTCCATTAAGACACGTGCTATGTATGCGTAAACCACAGAAACAAAGCTTGTGATGGTAagttgttaaaaaatgttttcattttgtcactTTAAATGAACGAGTAAATTTCATTCATCATTTAACATGAATTTATGTGGACATCAAAGGATGTTGCAGTTACTTTCATAGTGCTGTCGGGCTattgaaaaaaagcactatgaaAGAGTTTGTATAGACAattattaccaaaaaaaaactgtcagtaTTAATGAATATAATATATTAATTATAGatcttcttatttattttatccatccatcaatcGCTTCT
This genomic interval from Pelmatolapia mariae isolate MD_Pm_ZW unplaced genomic scaffold, Pm_UMD_F_2 NODE_ptg000877l+_length_119450_cov_1, whole genome shotgun sequence contains the following:
- the LOC134623734 gene encoding ADP-ribosylation factor-like protein 8A, whose amino-acid sequence is MIALINKLLDWFKALFWKEEMELTLVGLQYSGKTTFVNVIASGQFSEDMIPTVGFNMRKITKGNVTIKLWDIGGQPRFRSMWERYCRGVSAIVYMVDAADPEKIEASKNELHNLLDKPQLQGIPVLVLGNKRDLPGALDEKELIERMNLSAIQDREICCYSISCKEKDNIGTTQTHTHAHKLKKMYVLCALNYKVMFRTVLLFCGNKTNISLHFHAKLKFLANKLKPA